One part of the Arabidopsis thaliana chromosome 4, partial sequence genome encodes these proteins:
- a CDS encoding glycine-rich protein encodes MKITKTRAHFVTNYAAKLAVLLIITLLLVNCTTVVAKGGGGGAHGGGGVHVSVGGAHASVGGGHASGGGGHAVEGGGHAGGGGGGHGEEEGGHGIGRGGGMVHRPATRNGGSTLTIPFVDGSTTVFMIIFFLFN; translated from the exons ATGAAAATCACGAAGACTCGAGCACACTTTGTTACCAATTATGCAGCGAAACTCGCCGTCCTTCTAATTATCACTTTACTTTTAGTCAATTGTACCACCGTGGTTGCCAAAGGCGGTGGTGGAGGCGCTCACGGTGGAGGTGGAGTCCATGTTAGTGTCGGAGGTGCTCATGCTAGTGTAGGAGGAGGCCATGCTAGTGGAGGAG GTGGTCATGCTGTTGAAGGAGGAGGCCATGCTGGTGGAGGCGGTGGCGgacatggagaagaagaaggtgggCATGGGATCGGAAGAGGTGGTGGTATGGTTCATCGACCAGCGACGAGGAACGGAGGCTCTACACTAACTATTCCCTTTGTCGATGGATCTACAACTGTTTTcatgatcatattttttttatttaactaa
- a CDS encoding F-box/RNI-like superfamily protein (F-box/RNI-like superfamily protein; CONTAINS InterPro DOMAIN/s: F-box domain, cyclin-like (InterPro:IPR001810), F-box domain, Skp2-like (InterPro:IPR022364), Leucine-rich repeat, cysteine-containing subtype (InterPro:IPR006553); BEST Arabidopsis thaliana protein match is: EIN3-binding F box protein 2 (TAIR:AT5G25350.1); Has 30201 Blast hits to 17322 proteins in 780 species: Archae - 12; Bacteria - 1396; Metazoa - 17338; Fungi - 3422; Plants - 5037; Viruses - 0; Other Eukaryotes - 2996 (source: NCBI BLink).): protein MRGHDRINNCLPEELILEIFRRLESKPNRDACSLVCKRWLSLERFSRTTLRIGASFSPDDFISLLSRRFLYITSIHVDERISVSLPSLSPSPKRKRGRDSSSPSSSKRKKLTDKTHSGAENVESSSLTDTGLTALANGFPRIENLSLIWCPNVSSVGLCSLAQKCTSLKSLDLQGCYVGDQGLAAVGKFCKQLEELNLRFCEGLTDVGVIDLVVGCSKSLKSIGVAASAKITDLSLEAVGSHCKLLEVLYLDSEYIHDKGLIAVAQGCHRLKNLKLQCVSVTDVAFAAVGELCTSLERLALYSFQHFTDKGMRAIGKGSKKLKDLTLSDCYFVSCKGLEAIAHGCKELERVEINGCHNIGTRGIEAIGKSCPRLKELALLYCQRIGNSALQEIGKGCKSLEILHLVDCSGIGDIAMCSIAKGCRNLKKLHIRRCYEIGNKGIISIGKHCKSLTELSLRFCDKVGNKALIAIGKGCSLQQLNVSGCNQISDAGITAIARGCPQLTHLDISVLQNIGDMPLAELGEGCPMLKDLVLSHCHHITDNGLNHLVQKCKLLETCHMVYCPGITSAGVATVVSSCPHIKKVLIEKWKVTERTTRRAGSVISYLCMDL from the exons ATGAGAGGTCACGATCGGATTAACAATTGTTTGCCGGAGGAACTTATCCTCGAGATATTCCGGCGACTTGAATCGAAACCGAATCGCGACGCATGCTCCCTCGTCTGCAAGCGATGGTTATCTCTCGAGCGATTTAGCCGCACCACGCTTCGTATCGGCGCTTCGTTTTCTCCCGACGACTTCATCTCCCTCCTATCTCGTCGCTTTCTCTATATTACCTCTATCCATGTCGACGAACGTATCTCCGTCTCCCTTCCTTCCCTCTCTCCTTCCCCA AAAAGAAAACGTGGGAGGGACAGTTCGTCGCCATCGTCGAGTAAGCGGAAGAAATTGACTGATAAGACACATTCTGGAGCTGAGAACGTCGAGTCTTCCAGCTTGACTGATACGGGCTTGACTGCTCTAGCGAATGGATTTCCAAGAATAGAAAACTTGAGCTTGATATGGTGCCCTAACGTTTCAAGTGTGGGTTTGTGTTCCCTTGCTCAGAAATGCACTTCACTTAAATCTCTTGATTTACAG GGTTGCTATGTTGGAGATCAAGGCTTAGCAGCTGTTGGAAAGTTTTGTAAGCAACTTGAAGAACTAAATTTGCGCTTTTGCGAAGGCTTAACTGATGTTGGAGTTATTGATCTTGTTGTTGGTTGTTCCAAGTCTTTAAAGTCTATCGGTGTTGCTGCGTCAGCAAAAATAACAGATTTATCTCTGGAAGCAGTTGGTTCTCACTGTAAATTACTAGAAGTTTTGTATTTGGATTCTGAATACATCCATGATAAAGGATTGATAGCGGTGGCTCAGGGATGCCACCGTTTGAAAAATCTGAAGCTTCAATGTGTTAGTGTGACGGATGTGGCTTTTGCTGCAGTGGGAGAGTTGTGTACTTCGTTGGAGCGATTGGCATTGTATAGCTTTCAGCATTTTACTGACAA GGGCATGCGAGCCATCGGTAAAGGGTCTAAGAAGTTGAAAGATCTTACTTTAAGTGATTGTTACTTTGTGAGTTGCAAAGGTTTAGAAGCTATTGCTCATGGTTGTAAGGAACTTGAGCGTGTGGAAATTAACGGATGCCACAACATTGGTACACGTGGAATAGAGGCAATTGGAAAATCTTGCCC GCGCCTCAAAGAGTTAGCTTTGTTGTATTGCCAAAGGATTGGTAATTCGGCTCTTCAAGAAATTGGAAAAGGCTGTAAATCCCTAGAAATACTTCACTTAGTAGACTGCTCTGGCATTGGAGACATCGCTATGTGCAGTATTGCTAAAGGCTGTCGCAACCTCAAGAAACTTCATATCCGCAGATGCTATGAG ATAGGAAACAAAGGAATTATATCTATTGGAAAGCATTGCAAATCACTAACCGAGCTTAGTCTCCGGTTTTGCGATAA AGTTGGAAATAAAGCATTAATCGCCATTGGAAAAGGTTGCTCCTTACAACAACTAAACGTAAGTGGTTGTAATCAAATCAGCGATGCTGGAATAACAGCAATCGCCAGAGGCTGTCCTCAACTCACTCACCTCGACATTAGTGTTCTTCAG AACATTGGAGACATGCCGTTGGCTGAGCTTGGAGAAGGATGTCCAATGCTGAAAGACTTGGTCTTGTCTCATTGCCACCATATAACAGACAATGGTCTGAACCATCTTGTACAGAAGTGCAAACTTCTGGAGACTTGTCACATGGTTTACTGCCCAGGGATCACTTCCGCTGGAGTGGCTACAGTCGTCTCGAGCTGTCCACACATCAAAAAGGTGTTGATAGAGAAATGGAAAGTGACTGAGAGGACGACAAGGAGAGCTGGATCGGTTATCTCTTATCTATGCATGGATCTCTAG
- a CDS encoding glycine-rich protein, giving the protein MFDITSMKITKTRAHFVTNYAAKLAVLLIITLLLVNCTTVVAKGGGGGAHGGGGVHVSVGGAHASVGGGHASGGGGHASVGGGHAGGGGGGHGEEEGGHGIGRGGGMVHRPATRNGGSTLTIPFVDGSTTVFMIIFFLFN; this is encoded by the exons ATGTTTGATATTACCAGCATGAAAATCACGAAGACTCGAGCACACTTTGTTACCAATTATGCAGCGAAACTCGCCGTCCTTCTAATTATCACTTTACTTTTAGTCAATTGTACCACCGTGGTTGCCAAAGGCGGTGGTGGAGGCGCTCACGGTGGAGGTGGAGTCCATGTTAGTGTCGGAGGTGCTCATGCTAGTGTAGGAGGAGGCCATGCTAGTGGAGGAGGTGGTCATGCTAGTGTAGGAGGAG GCCATGCTGGTGGAGGCGGTGGCGgacatggagaagaagaaggtgggCATGGGATCGGAAGAGGTGGTGGTATGGTTCATCGACCAGCGACGAGGAACGGAGGCTCTACACTAACTATTCCCTTTGTCGATGGATCTACAACTGTTTTcatgatcatattttttttatttaactaa
- a CDS encoding glycine-rich protein (glycine-rich protein; Has 67845 Blast hits to 15829 proteins in 1211 species: Archae - 58; Bacteria - 32023; Metazoa - 17349; Fungi - 2646; Plants - 6740; Viruses - 863; Other Eukaryotes - 8166 (source: NCBI BLink).), producing the protein MFDITSMKITKTRAHFVTNYAAKLAVLLIITLLLVNCTTVVAKGGGGGAHGGGGVHVSVGGAHASVGGGHASGGGGHASVGGGHASGGGGHAVEGGGHAGGGGGGHGEEEGGHGIGRGGGMVHRPATRNGGSTLTIPFVDGSTTVFMIIFFLFN; encoded by the coding sequence ATGTTTGATATTACCAGCATGAAAATCACGAAGACTCGAGCACACTTTGTTACCAATTATGCAGCGAAACTCGCCGTCCTTCTAATTATCACTTTACTTTTAGTCAATTGTACCACCGTGGTTGCCAAAGGCGGTGGTGGAGGCGCTCACGGTGGAGGTGGAGTCCATGTTAGTGTCGGAGGTGCTCATGCTAGTGTAGGAGGAGGCCATGCTAGTGGAGGAGGTGGTCATGCTAGTGTAGGAGGAGGCCATGCTAGTGGAGGAGGTGGTCATGCTGTTGAAGGAGGAGGCCATGCTGGTGGAGGCGGTGGCGgacatggagaagaagaaggtgggCATGGGATCGGAAGAGGTGGTGGTATGGTTCATCGACCAGCGACGAGGAACGGAGGCTCTACACTAACTATTCCCTTTGTCGATGGATCTACAACTGTTTTcatgatcatattttttttatttaactaa
- a CDS encoding Senescence/dehydration-associated protein-like protein (Senescence/dehydration-associated protein-related; CONTAINS InterPro DOMAIN/s: Senescence/spartin-associated (InterPro:IPR009686); BEST Arabidopsis thaliana protein match is: Senescence/dehydration-associated protein-related (TAIR:AT3G21600.1); Has 171 Blast hits to 171 proteins in 35 species: Archae - 0; Bacteria - 4; Metazoa - 29; Fungi - 0; Plants - 134; Viruses - 0; Other Eukaryotes - 4 (source: NCBI BLink).), translating to MSFFRSKTSKTETQQPSSYGQQQDAMYSSYGTVSDEVLLQIHGCRAHLINGSEAVELAAGDFELVQVLDSNVALAMVVRIGNDLQWPVIKDEPVVKLDSRDYLFTLPVKDGEPLSYGITFFPIDENDIVFVNSIELLDDFLRENSCFSSSPSSSSSSSSSSSSSVNNGIDWKEFAPKIEDYNNVVAKAIAGGTGHIIRGMFKCSNAYTNQVHKGGEIMITKAEKKNGASSKRNATTNKNQINKNLQRVRKLSRATEKLSKTMLNGVGVVSGSVMGPVVKSKPGKAFFSMVPGEVLLASLDALNKLLDAAEAAERQTLSATSKATTRMVSERLGESAGEATKDVLGTVGHAAGTAWNVFNIRKAFSPSSSVTSGILKNASRK from the exons ATGAGTTTTTTCAGATCAAAGACTTCAAAAACTGAAACACAACAACCATCATCGTATGGACAACAACAAGACGCTATGTACTCATCTTACGGAACCGTGAGTGACGAAGTGTTATTACAGATTCATGGATGCAGAGCTCATCTCATCAACGGATCCGAAGCTGTGGAGCTAGCCGCCGGAGACTTCGAGCTTGTACAAGTCTTAGACAGCAACGTAGCCTTAGCTATGGTCGTGAGGATCGGAAATGACTTACAATGGCCGGTGATTAAAGACGAGCCAGTGGTGAAACTTGACTCTCGTGACTACCTCTTCACGTTGCCGGTTAAAGATGGAGAGCCACTTAGTTACGGCATCACGTTTTTCCCTATTGATGAAAATGACATCGTTTTTGTGAATAGTATCGAGTTGCTAGACGATTTCTTGAGAGAGaattcttgtttctcttcgtctccgtcttcttcttcgtcttcttcttcgtcttcttcttcgagtGTTAACAATGGAATTGATTGGAAAGAGTTTGCGCCTAAGATTGAAGATTATAACAATGTTGTAGCTAAAGCTATTGCAGGAGGTACAGGGCATATCATTAGAGGGATGTTTAAATGCAGTAATGCTTACACTAATCAG GTTCATAAAGGAGGTGAAATTATGATTACGAAGGCTGAGAAAAAGAATGGTGCCTCGTCAAAAAGAAATGCAACCACaaacaagaatcaaatcaACAAGAACCTTCAACG AGTAAGGAAATTGTCTAGGGCGACGGAGAAATTGAGCAAGACAATGTTGAATGGTGTGGGAGTGGTGAGTGGCTCGGTGATGGGTCCAGTTGTAAAGTCGAAGCCAGGGAAAGCTTTTTTCTCAATGGTTCCAGGGGAGGTTCTATTGGCTTCACTTGATGCTCTTA ATAAATTACTAGACGCTGCTGAAGCCGCAGAGAGACAAACTCTTTCTGCTACGTCCAAAGCTACTACAAGAATGGTTAGTGAGAG GTTAGGTGAGAGCGCGGGAGAAGCTACGAAAGATGTACTAGGCACGGTTGGGCACGCAGCCGGCACTGCGTGGAACGTCTTCAATATCCGCAAAGCTttctctccttcctcttcAGTCACATCGGGGATCCTCAAAAACGCTTCACGAAAGTGA
- a CDS encoding glycine-rich protein, which yields MFDITSMKITKTRAHFVTNYAAKLAVLLIITLLLVNCTTVVAKGGGGGAHGGGGVHVSVGGAHASVGGGHASGGGGHAVEGGGHAGGGGGGHGEEEGGHGIGRGGGMVHRPATRNGGSTLTIPFVDGSTTVFMIIFFLFN from the exons ATGTTTGATATTACCAGCATGAAAATCACGAAGACTCGAGCACACTTTGTTACCAATTATGCAGCGAAACTCGCCGTCCTTCTAATTATCACTTTACTTTTAGTCAATTGTACCACCGTGGTTGCCAAAGGCGGTGGTGGAGGCGCTCACGGTGGAGGTGGAGTCCATGTTAGTGTCGGAGGTGCTCATGCTAGTGTAGGAGGAGGCCATGCTAGTGGAGGAG GTGGTCATGCTGTTGAAGGAGGAGGCCATGCTGGTGGAGGCGGTGGCGgacatggagaagaagaaggtgggCATGGGATCGGAAGAGGTGGTGGTATGGTTCATCGACCAGCGACGAGGAACGGAGGCTCTACACTAACTATTCCCTTTGTCGATGGATCTACAACTGTTTTcatgatcatattttttttatttaactaa
- a CDS encoding Bax inhibitor-1 family protein (Bax inhibitor-1 family protein; CONTAINS InterPro DOMAIN/s: Inhibitor of apoptosis-promoting Bax1 related (InterPro:IPR006214); BEST Arabidopsis thaliana protein match is: Bax inhibitor-1 family protein (TAIR:AT1G03070.2); Has 30201 Blast hits to 17322 proteins in 780 species: Archae - 12; Bacteria - 1396; Metazoa - 17338; Fungi - 3422; Plants - 5037; Viruses - 0; Other Eukaryotes - 2996 (source: NCBI BLink).), producing the protein MDKPYGYASVSMSGIDRSAGKDIDLEMGVGEATLYPGLSYGENQLRWGFIRKVYGILSAQLLLTTLISAVVVLNPPVNDLLTGSPGILLFLCIVPFILIWPLHIYHQKHPVNLILLALFTVSLSFTVGVSCAMTEGRIVLQALILTLSVVGSLTAYTFWAAKKGKDFSFLGPILFTSLIILVVTSFIQMFFPLGPTSVAVYGGFSALVFCGYIVYDTDNLIKRFTYDEYILASVALYLDILNLFLTILRILRQGDN; encoded by the exons ATGGACAAACCGTACGGATACGCGAGCGTGAGCATGAGCGGCATAGATCGTTCCGCCGGAAAGGATATTGATCTTGAGATGGGAGTCGGAGAAGCGACGCTTTATCCTGGGCTAAGTTACGGCGAGAATCAGCTCCGATGGGGATTTATTCGTAAGGTCTATGGGATTCTCTCAGCTCAGCTTCTTCTTACGACGCTTATCTCCGCCGTCGTTGTTCTTAATCCTCCTGTTAACGATCTCTTGACCGGATCTCCTGggattcttctcttcctctgcaTCGTTCCCTTCATCT TAATCTGGCCTCTGCACATTTACCACCAGAAGCATCCTGTTAACCTGATCCTCCTTGCCCTCTTCACTGTTTCATTGAGTTTCACTGTTGGTGTCAGTTGTGCTATGACAGAAG GACGAATTGTGCTACAAGCCTTGATATTGACTCTGTCTGTGGTCGGATCTCTAACCGCATACACTTTCTGGGCTGCAAAGAAGGGAAAAGACTTCAGCTTCCTTGGACCCATTCTCTTCACCAGCCTCATCATTCTTGTAGTGACCAGCTTCATCCAG ATGTTCTTCCCTCTTGGCCCGACTTCTGTTGCCGTATACGGAGGATTCAGTGCCTTGGTATTCTGCGGATACATAGTCTATGATACCGACAACCTCATCAAGCGTTTCACATATGACGAATACATCCTAGCATCAGTAGCTCTCTACTTGGACATCCTCAATCTCTTCTTGACCATATTGCGTATACTGAGGCAAGGCGACAACTGA
- a CDS encoding Senescence/dehydration-associated protein-like protein, with protein sequence MSFFRSKTSKTETQQPSSYGQQQDAMYSSYGTVSDEVLLQIHGCRAHLINGSEAVELAAGDFELVQVLDSNVALAMVVRIGNDLQWPVIKDEPVVKLDSRDYLFTLPVKDGEPLSYGITFFPIDENDIVFVNSIELLDDFLRENSCFSSSPSSSSSSSSSSSSSVNNGIDWKEFAPKIEDYNNVVAKAIAGGTGHIIRGMFKCSNAYTNQVHKGGEIMITKAEKKNGASSKRNATTNKNQINKNLQRATEKLSKTMLNGVGVVSGSVMGPVVKSKPGKAFFSMVPGEVLLASLDALNKLLDAAEAAERQTLSATSKATTRMVSERLGESAGEATKDVLGTVGHAAGTAWNVFNIRKAFSPSSSVTSGILKNASRK encoded by the exons ATGAGTTTTTTCAGATCAAAGACTTCAAAAACTGAAACACAACAACCATCATCGTATGGACAACAACAAGACGCTATGTACTCATCTTACGGAACCGTGAGTGACGAAGTGTTATTACAGATTCATGGATGCAGAGCTCATCTCATCAACGGATCCGAAGCTGTGGAGCTAGCCGCCGGAGACTTCGAGCTTGTACAAGTCTTAGACAGCAACGTAGCCTTAGCTATGGTCGTGAGGATCGGAAATGACTTACAATGGCCGGTGATTAAAGACGAGCCAGTGGTGAAACTTGACTCTCGTGACTACCTCTTCACGTTGCCGGTTAAAGATGGAGAGCCACTTAGTTACGGCATCACGTTTTTCCCTATTGATGAAAATGACATCGTTTTTGTGAATAGTATCGAGTTGCTAGACGATTTCTTGAGAGAGaattcttgtttctcttcgtctccgtcttcttcttcgtcttcttcttcgtcttcttcttcgagtGTTAACAATGGAATTGATTGGAAAGAGTTTGCGCCTAAGATTGAAGATTATAACAATGTTGTAGCTAAAGCTATTGCAGGAGGTACAGGGCATATCATTAGAGGGATGTTTAAATGCAGTAATGCTTACACTAATCAG GTTCATAAAGGAGGTGAAATTATGATTACGAAGGCTGAGAAAAAGAATGGTGCCTCGTCAAAAAGAAATGCAACCACaaacaagaatcaaatcaACAAGAACCTTCAACG GGCGACGGAGAAATTGAGCAAGACAATGTTGAATGGTGTGGGAGTGGTGAGTGGCTCGGTGATGGGTCCAGTTGTAAAGTCGAAGCCAGGGAAAGCTTTTTTCTCAATGGTTCCAGGGGAGGTTCTATTGGCTTCACTTGATGCTCTTA ATAAATTACTAGACGCTGCTGAAGCCGCAGAGAGACAAACTCTTTCTGCTACGTCCAAAGCTACTACAAGAATGGTTAGTGAGAG GTTAGGTGAGAGCGCGGGAGAAGCTACGAAAGATGTACTAGGCACGGTTGGGCACGCAGCCGGCACTGCGTGGAACGTCTTCAATATCCGCAAAGCTttctctccttcctcttcAGTCACATCGGGGATCCTCAAAAACGCTTCACGAAAGTGA
- the HPL1 gene encoding hydroperoxide lyase 1 (hydroperoxide lyase 1 (HPL1); FUNCTIONS IN: electron carrier activity, monooxygenase activity, iron ion binding, heme binding; INVOLVED IN: fatty acid metabolic process, response to wounding; LOCATED IN: chloroplast envelope; EXPRESSED IN: 22 plant structures; EXPRESSED DURING: 13 growth stages; CONTAINS InterPro DOMAIN/s: Cytochrome P450 (InterPro:IPR001128), Cytochrome P450, E-class, group IV (InterPro:IPR002403); BEST Arabidopsis thaliana protein match is: allene oxide synthase (TAIR:AT5G42650.1); Has 6712 Blast hits to 6702 proteins in 615 species: Archae - 25; Bacteria - 392; Metazoa - 3265; Fungi - 548; Plants - 2246; Viruses - 0; Other Eukaryotes - 236 (source: NCBI BLink).), with product MDLVDKRDVLIGDFRPSLGFYGGVRVGVYLDTTEPKHAKIKGFAMETLKRSSKVWLQELRSNLNIFWGTIESEISKNGAASYIFPLQRCIFSFLCASLAGVDASVSPDIAENGWKTINTWLALQVIPTAKLGVVPQPLEEILLHTWPYPSLLIAGNYKKLYNFIDENAGDCLRLGQEEFGLTRDEAIQNLLFVLGFNAYGGFSVFLPSLIGRITGDNSGLQERIRTEVRRVCGSGSDLNFKTVNEMELVKSVVYETLRFSPPVPLQFARARKDFQISSHDAVFEVKKGELLCGYQPLVMRDANVFDEPEEFKPDRYVGETGSELLNYLYWSNGPQTGTPSASNKQCAAKDIVTLTASLLVADLFLRYDTITGDSGSIKAVVKAK from the exons ATGGATCTAGTTGATAAAAGAGATGTTCTCATCGGAGACTTCCGGCCTAGCCTTGGGTTCTACGGCGGCGTTCGTGTTGGAGTTTATCTCGACACTACTGAGCCAAAGCACGCCAAG ATAAAAGGTTTCGCTATGGAAACACTAAAACGAAGCTCAAAAGTATGGCTACAAGAGCTTCGTTCAAACCTAAACATTTTCTGGGGAACAATCGAATCCGAAATCTCCAAAAACGGTGCCGCTTCATATATCTTCCCTCTCCAACGTTGCATCTTCAGTTTCCTCTGCGCCTCTCTCGCCGGCGTTGACGCTTCCGTATCGCCGGACATCGCTGAGAACGGTTGGAAAACAATCAATACTTGGCTTGCGTTGCAAGTTATTCCCACTGCTAAACTTGGCGTAGTTCCTCAGCCTCTTGAAGAGATTTTACTTCATACTTGGCCTTATCCTTCTCTCTTAATCGCCGGAAATTACAAAAAGCTTTACAATTTCATCGACGAGAACGCCGGAGATTGTCTCCGGTTAGGTCAAGAAGAATTCGGGTTGACCCGAGATGAGGCTattcaaaatcttctctttgttttaggttttaatgCCTACGGGGGCTTTTCCGTCTTCTTACCTTCTTTGATCGGGAGAATAACCGGCGACAATTCCGGTTTACAGGAGAGGATTAGAACCGAAGTCAGGAGAGTTTGCGGATCCGGGTCGGATCTTAATTTCAAGACGGTTAACGAAATGGAGCTGGTTAAATCCGTGGTTTACGAAACGCTGCGTTTTAGTCCTCCGGTTCCGCTGCAATTCGCACGTGCGAGGAAAGATTTTCAGATAAGTTCACACGATGCTGTTTTTGAGGTCAAGAAAGGTGAGCTTCTTTGTGGTTATCAGCCGCTTGTGATGAGAGACGCTAATGTTTTTGACGAACCGGAGGAATTTAAACCGGACCGGTATGTAGGTGAGACCGGGTCTGAATTGCTGAATTATCTCTACTGGTCTAACGGTCCACAAACCGGTACCCCGAGCGCGTCGAACAAACAGTGTGCAGCTAAGGACATTGTCACTCTCACGGCTTCCTTGCTCGTTGCCGATTTATTTCTCCGGTATGATACGATTACTGGTGACTCCGGTTCAATTAAAGCTGTTGTTAAAGCTAAATAA